Proteins from a single region of Limisphaerales bacterium:
- a CDS encoding DUF2442 domain-containing protein: MNSSADKIKDIRVTRETLTVTLADGRVMAVPMSPYPTLQHAKPAARKDCKLLGAGYGIEWPKLDYHLSAEGLLNGWLEPASLQIAAPEEA; this comes from the coding sequence ATGAATTCTTCAGCCGACAAAATTAAAGACATCCGCGTCACGCGCGAAACATTGACGGTCACCTTGGCTGACGGTCGCGTGATGGCGGTTCCGATGTCACCCTATCCCACGCTGCAACACGCCAAGCCAGCCGCGCGCAAGGATTGCAAACTCCTCGGTGCCGGCTACGGCATCGAATGGCCAAAACTGGATTATCACTTGAGCGCCGAAGGCCTACTGAATGGTTGGCTGGAACCAGCAAGTTTGCAAATTGCCGCGCCCGAAGAGGCTTAA
- a CDS encoding YceK/YidQ family lipoprotein has product MKIIGLIIATAALIVASTGCMSLEARGKGTQSGLYPGIKAGTEYNKGAANATGLGSAMGPAIVTIDRPFSFALDTVLLPIDLLGSIFGGKKEKAAEPEPPQPEPAPQP; this is encoded by the coding sequence ATGAAAATCATCGGTCTGATTATTGCCACCGCCGCCCTCATTGTGGCCTCCACCGGCTGCATGTCCCTCGAAGCCCGCGGCAAAGGCACCCAATCCGGCCTGTACCCCGGAATCAAAGCCGGCACGGAATACAATAAAGGCGCGGCCAACGCCACCGGCCTTGGCTCGGCAATGGGCCCCGCCATCGTCACCATAGATCGGCCTTTTAGCTTCGCGCTGGACACCGTGCTGTTGCCGATCGACCTCCTCGGCTCCATCTTCGGCGGCAAAAAAGAAAAGGCCGCCGAACCTGAACCCCCGCAGCCGGAACCCGCGCCGCAACCGTAA